A stretch of Mya arenaria isolate MELC-2E11 chromosome 14, ASM2691426v1 DNA encodes these proteins:
- the LOC128217801 gene encoding zinc finger protein 684-like — MDTYRLTVYVTYEQEMAIHELFTYRGWTFTTCNDFDNMIIVKSEVEPQEDSVTGTSCVSLHDGDYTHDMPKILPDNSTSKADLENVVVVKSEVETDNESWSSIPGRPEEDNSTANMSNVALETKSTSVNPVVSGLMCTFSSDFNTVTGHFSMTLNNRNNNNASQIMPVETDNQEDGEGPLPFTYTSSAYPEGFQNNDVDSGRKSQETCSDLLDNNSDLVALKTRNKALQVQQMETLSKTNQYKKSNQIRNELQNEGAKLAGSEVPPPGKGQIPLNKSKLEEIADSLPMIKRKRPKYSDRKMKFFCEFCQKPFPYHYDYSIHVNRHKKNKTEKCPVCEKLFYVGDLSQHMHIHSENRHKHLCDICGEKFAQSGGLKSHIFFKHEDHPQKEHKCFLCDSAFLTASLLKQHVKIVHSIERLFTCETCGKSFKQKTKLKRHSAVHSDVYPYKCDFTGCEKNFKTKDLLRMHSKRHSGEKTHFCETCGKGFYETSDLNLHIRTHTGVKPCVCDICGFKCALPGNLKKHKKVHK; from the exons ATGGACACCTACCGCCTGACTGTTTATGTTACGTATGAGCAGGAGATGGCCATTCATGAGCTCTTCACATACAGAGGCTGGACATTTACCACATGTAATG ATTTTGACAACATGATCATTGTAAAGTCTGAAGTTGAGCCACAAGAGGACTCTGTTACTGGTACATCATGTGTTAGTCTGCATGATGGAGACTACACCCATGACATGCCAAAGATACTGCCGGACAACTCAACAAGCAAAGCAG ATTTGGagaatgttgttgttgtaaagTCAGAAGTCGAGACAGACAATGAATCATGGTCATCAATTCCAGGTCGGCCAGAGGAGGACAATTCCACTGCTAACATGTCAAATGTAGCATTGGAAACAAAATCAACTAGTGTCAACCCGGTTGTCAGTGGTCTTATGTGCACATTTAGTTCTGATTTTAACACGGTGACTGGTCATTTTTCAATGACATTaaacaatagaaataacaaTAATGCAAGCCAAATAATGCCAGTGGAAACAGACAATCAAGAAGACGGGGAAGGTCCATTGCCATTCACTTACACTTCATCTGCCTATCCAGAgggatttcaaaacaatgatgttGACTCAGGAAGAAAATCTCAAGAGACATGCTCTGACTTATTAGACAACAACAGTGACCTAGTTGCACTGAAAACCAGAAATAAGGCATTACAGGTACAACAGATGGAGACATTGTCTAAGacaaatcaatacaaaaagTCAAATCAAATTAGGAATGAACTCCAGAATGAGGGTGCAAAACTGGCAGGATCTGAAGTTCCTCCTCCAGGAAAGGGACAAATTCCTTTAAACAAATCTAAACTAGAAGAGATTGCAGACAGTTTACCTATGATAAAACGAAAACGTCCGAAATATAGTGATCGAAAGATGAAGTTTTTTTGTGAATTCTGTCAAAAGCCTTTTCCATATCATTACGACTATTCCATCCATGTCAATCGgcataagaaaaataaaacagaaaaatgtccTGTATGTGAAAAGCTGTTCTATGTAGGCGATTTATCGCAACATATGCACATTCACAGTGAAAACCGGCATAAACATTTGTGTGATATTTGTGGAGAAAAATTTGCACAAAGTGGCGGTCTTAAATCACATATTTTCTTCAAGCATGAAGATCATCCACAGAAAGAACATAAATGCTTCCTATGTGATTCAGCATTTCTAACAGCCTCATTATTAAAGCAACATGTGAAAATTGTACATTCCATAGAAAGGCTCTTTACCTGTGAAACTTGtggaaaatcatttaaacaaaagacAAAACTCAAGCGTCACTCTGCTGTCCACTCAGACGTGTACCCGTATAAATGTGATTTCACAGGTTgtgaaaaaaactttaaaacaaaagatttaTTGCGGATGCATTCAAAGAGACACAGCGGTGAAAAAACACACTTCTGTGAAACATGTGGCAAGGGGTTCTACGAGACTAGTGATTTAAACCTCCACATTAGGACACATACTGGCGTGAAACCGTGTGTATGTGACATATGTGGCTTCAAATGTGCCCTTCCTGGAAACCTCAAAAAGCACAAAAAAGTTCACAAATAG